In Uranotaenia lowii strain MFRU-FL chromosome 2, ASM2978415v1, whole genome shotgun sequence, one genomic interval encodes:
- the LOC129743125 gene encoding uncharacterized protein LOC129743125, with protein sequence MHICADFSTGLNDALESNNTLYHCRRTSSIVWLAVPCSATSTSSTPTYKCRWLKKVGSSNQERLGAFLQIMDVMFSRIPCITPFIDDILVVGRSPDEHKRNLRLTLQRMEEYGFTLKIQKCRFFMRQVKYLGQLLNSQDIRPDQDKVKAIVNMPPHHDVSSFRSYLLRKVHPGNDIGDKEDETLQQVMRFVQHAWPDKKSFTGASDVQQFFARLGVVVCRTEGFDV encoded by the exons ATGCACATATGTGCAGATTTCTCCACTGGGTTGAACGATGCCCTCGAATCCAACAATACCCTCTACCATTGCCGGAGGACATCTTCAATCGTATGGCTGGCTGTACCATGTTCAGCAACATCAACCTCTTCGACGCCTACTTACAAGTGTCGGTGGCTAAAGAAAGTAGGAAGCTC GAATCAAGAGCGGCTCGGGGCATTTCTACAAATTATGGACGTCATGTTCAGCAGAATACCCTGCATCACTCCATTCATCGACGATATCCTCGTTGTTGGTCGTTCTCCCGATGAACACAAACGCAACTTGCGTTTGACACTTCAACGCATGGAAGAATATGGTTTCAccctaaaaattcaaaagtgtCGATTTTTCATGCGCCAAGTGAAGTATCTGGGTCAGCTACTGAACTCCCAAGACATCCGTCCAGATCAAGACAAGGTCAAGGCAATCGTCAACATGCCTCCACATCATGACGTTTCCAGCTTTCGGTCTTATCTACTACGGAAAGTACATCCGGGAAATGA CATCGGAGACAAGGAAGATGAAACACTACAGCAAGTGATGCGTTTTGTGCAACACGCCTGGCCGGATAAGAAATCGTTCACCGGTGCCTCCGACGTGCAACAGTTCTTCGCGCGTCTAGGAGTCGTCGTTTGTCGCACAGAAGGTTTTGATGTATGA